Proteins from a single region of Leptospiraceae bacterium:
- a CDS encoding aminotransferase class I/II-fold pyridoxal phosphate-dependent enzyme, with translation MNNPEFNNFETQAIRTQSPQTENREHSVPIYMTSSFTFEDAEQARALFADEIPGNIYTRFSNPNNTEFVKKVCLLEGAEDGIATASGMSAVYTSLAGILKLGDHILVSRSVFGSTHQILTQIFPKFGIEFSYADISKPEEWESLIRKNTRMIFVETPSNPSLDLIDLEWLGNLSKKYNLILNVDNCFCTPYLQQPIKYGADLVIHSGTKYMDGQGRVIGGVIVGKKELIQEIRFFARHTGPSLSPMNAWVLSKSLETLSIRMERHSHNAYKLAEFLESESDIEKVIYPFLPSHPQYDLAKKQMKLGGGIVSFVIKGGIERGRRFLNSITLFSHTANLGDTRTIVTHPASTTHSKLTDNERLSVGILPGLIRISVGLEHIDDITREVTTALKNSK, from the coding sequence ATGAATAATCCTGAATTTAATAATTTTGAAACACAAGCAATTCGGACCCAATCACCACAAACTGAAAATAGAGAGCACAGTGTTCCTATTTATATGACTTCGAGTTTTACTTTTGAAGATGCGGAACAAGCACGCGCATTATTTGCTGATGAAATTCCTGGAAATATTTACACTCGTTTCTCTAATCCGAATAATACTGAATTTGTGAAAAAGGTTTGTTTACTAGAAGGTGCAGAAGATGGAATAGCCACAGCTTCCGGAATGTCTGCGGTTTACACAAGTTTGGCGGGAATTCTAAAATTAGGGGATCATATTTTAGTTTCAAGATCAGTGTTTGGGTCAACTCACCAAATATTAACTCAGATTTTTCCCAAATTTGGAATAGAATTTTCTTACGCAGATATATCTAAACCAGAAGAGTGGGAAAGTTTGATTCGAAAAAATACGCGTATGATTTTTGTAGAAACTCCCTCGAATCCGTCACTTGACTTAATCGACCTAGAATGGTTAGGAAATCTAAGTAAAAAATACAATCTAATTTTAAATGTAGATAATTGTTTCTGTACACCTTATTTACAACAGCCAATTAAATATGGGGCTGATCTAGTGATTCATTCCGGTACAAAATATATGGACGGTCAGGGTAGGGTGATCGGTGGAGTGATTGTAGGAAAAAAGGAATTAATTCAAGAAATTCGTTTTTTTGCTAGGCACACAGGACCTTCTCTTTCGCCAATGAATGCTTGGGTATTGTCAAAAAGTCTCGAAACTCTTTCAATTAGAATGGAACGTCATTCGCATAACGCATATAAATTAGCAGAATTTTTAGAATCTGAAAGTGATATAGAAAAAGTAATCTATCCGTTTTTACCTTCGCATCCACAATATGATCTTGCAAAAAAACAAATGAAGTTAGGTGGAGGTATTGTGAGTTTTGTAATTAAGGGAGGCATTGAGAGGGGGCGTCGATTTTTGAATTCTATAACTTTATTTTCGCACACTGCAAATCTCGGAGATACTCGAACCATTGTTACTCATCCTGCTTCAACGACTCATTCCAAATTAACGGATAATGAACGTTTGTCTGTAGGAATTTTGCCTGGACTGATTAGGATTTCTGTTGGATTAGAGCATATTGATGACATTACTCGGGAAGTAACAACAGCTCTTAAAAATTCAAAGTAA
- a CDS encoding HDOD domain-containing protein gives MANEIPLGINPKKMLPYNVLIADSSNTDRRLISQFLKSADFKILAEASTGDETINKMKTLEGQVDLLCVEYNFSDMKVSNIINEIRPLYPKLMILIITSFAQKEIIEEIVHLKVNAFLVKPVSKANIYEKLTALLGRKDLADKIVIGYKPVGINLNEIQIPPLKDVMNRVITFDSSRVGGSGDLETIIAPDKALCADILRIANSVYYGRSGSVTTLKDAITLIGLVTIKNIVILQHRKNFAVNLTQPLFQKHLQEIPLLTGLIAIDLCAPFGLKKLTDQVIVSSTLKKIGMTVLAQNLKSRYLDVIKLFEYGSSSLVEVEREELNIDHVQIGIKVFKLWKMPSRLNSVVANQNFTLNELSYVDEMDRLLRVAEILALKMLGINTLEEDMNIVSSVFQIYQAPEDIIPLFNDEYYANIKEHPFFDSI, from the coding sequence ATGGCTAACGAAATTCCATTGGGAATTAATCCCAAAAAAATGCTTCCTTATAACGTTCTTATCGCAGATTCTTCCAATACGGATCGCCGACTAATTAGTCAGTTTTTAAAGTCAGCAGATTTTAAGATTTTGGCAGAAGCAAGCACGGGAGACGAGACCATAAACAAAATGAAAACCTTGGAAGGACAAGTCGATTTATTATGCGTTGAGTATAATTTTTCTGATATGAAAGTATCAAATATAATAAATGAAATTCGTCCCTTATATCCAAAGTTAATGATTCTCATAATTACATCTTTTGCTCAGAAGGAAATTATAGAAGAAATTGTTCATTTAAAAGTAAATGCATTTCTTGTTAAACCAGTCTCCAAAGCAAACATATACGAAAAATTAACTGCCTTACTCGGTCGAAAAGATTTAGCAGATAAAATTGTGATTGGATACAAACCTGTCGGAATTAATTTAAATGAAATTCAAATACCTCCCTTAAAAGATGTAATGAATCGGGTTATTACTTTTGATTCAAGTCGTGTCGGTGGAAGTGGAGATTTGGAAACGATCATTGCACCTGACAAAGCATTGTGCGCAGATATTTTGAGAATAGCAAATTCGGTTTATTATGGTAGGTCTGGAAGTGTCACGACTTTAAAAGATGCCATTACATTAATTGGACTTGTTACAATTAAAAATATTGTGATTTTGCAACATCGAAAAAACTTTGCAGTAAATTTAACTCAGCCCTTATTTCAAAAACATTTACAAGAAATTCCACTTTTAACTGGTTTAATTGCGATAGATTTATGTGCTCCCTTTGGACTTAAAAAATTAACTGACCAAGTCATTGTAAGTTCAACACTTAAAAAAATTGGAATGACCGTACTTGCGCAAAATTTAAAATCTAGATATTTAGATGTAATAAAATTATTTGAGTACGGTTCTAGTTCCCTTGTGGAAGTAGAACGAGAAGAGTTAAATATAGATCATGTACAAATTGGGATTAAAGTATTTAAACTTTGGAAAATGCCTTCAAGGTTAAATTCCGTTGTGGCAAATCAAAATTTTACTCTAAATGAATTGAGTTATGTTGATGAAATGGATCGTTTGTTGAGGGTAGCAGAAATTCTTGCTTTAAAGATGTTAGGTATAAATACTTTGGAAGAGGATATGAATATTGTATCGAGTGTATTTCAAATTTACCAGGCACCGGAAGATATTATTCCATTGTTTAATGATGAATACTATGCAAATATAAAAGAGCATCCTTTCTTTGATTCAATTTAA
- a CDS encoding lysophospholipid acyltransferase family protein: MKFIIVSYIVKFILSFWFLFIRRQNYYIPEATEKYLNNKSGFIFAGWHGLILSLTRHVANYLQRDRHILLTPLVSLSKDGEFIYQTFLRFKMQSVRGSSSKGGSTALRQILKAIKEGRVPIFTPDGPRGPLHKVQTGIIQMASLTKLPIITFYSRFDRYYEFKSWDKQRFPKFLAKEWVDYSEPFFVPEKIENYEEYAVELEKRMLEQVERLDKIVEEALASR; encoded by the coding sequence ATGAAATTCATCATCGTTAGTTATATTGTAAAATTCATATTATCGTTTTGGTTCTTATTTATTCGAAGACAGAACTACTATATTCCAGAAGCCACAGAAAAATACCTTAATAATAAATCTGGTTTTATATTCGCGGGCTGGCATGGCCTAATATTATCTCTTACGAGACATGTGGCTAATTATCTACAAAGGGACAGGCATATACTATTAACGCCTCTTGTATCTCTATCCAAAGACGGGGAGTTCATATACCAAACGTTTTTGCGTTTTAAAATGCAATCTGTCCGAGGTTCATCTAGTAAAGGTGGATCTACAGCACTTCGTCAAATTTTGAAGGCGATTAAAGAGGGCAGGGTTCCAATTTTTACACCCGATGGTCCAAGGGGTCCGCTGCATAAAGTACAAACTGGAATTATTCAAATGGCTTCTTTAACTAAACTTCCGATTATTACTTTTTATTCTAGATTTGATCGATATTACGAATTTAAAAGTTGGGATAAACAAAGGTTTCCAAAATTTTTAGCAAAGGAATGGGTGGACTATTCTGAACCTTTTTTTGTGCCTGAGAAAATTGAGAATTATGAAGAGTATGCAGTAGAATTAGAAAAAAGAATGTTAGAACAAGTAGAACGTTTGGATAAAATTGTAGAAGAAGCATTGGCTTCGAGGTAG
- the sppA gene encoding signal peptide peptidase SppA: MVNYCKSGFIILFLSVFQFCVIGNTVKFPSFGQERETELTEYVMEGVDKDKILIISIDGVISETPSGGGSIFGGGGGESIVSSVINDLMKASFDKDIKGIILKVNSPGGTVTGSDLIYRELLKYKASTGIPIVALFMDKAASGGYYVAMAADKIVSLPTAVTGSVGVILSGFNIKEGMDKIGVKDQSITSGANKAIGSPFSEMKPEQKLILQSIVNNLYERFFNIVKQNRQNVKEERLKEICDGRIFTADQALKEGMVDKVGYIEDTIAELMRLDSYKKKATPNNTKPRLIYYSHLKQKVRSVYQIVAEGNNYFTTLDNLLKVGTEIKFMYLWSY; this comes from the coding sequence ATGGTAAATTATTGTAAATCGGGTTTTATAATTTTATTTCTTTCTGTGTTTCAATTCTGTGTAATTGGGAATACAGTTAAGTTTCCTTCCTTTGGTCAAGAGAGAGAAACAGAATTGACTGAGTATGTCATGGAAGGAGTTGATAAAGATAAAATTTTAATCATTTCTATTGATGGAGTCATTTCAGAAACTCCAAGTGGTGGAGGATCCATTTTTGGTGGTGGGGGAGGAGAGTCGATTGTTTCGAGTGTAATCAATGACCTAATGAAAGCAAGTTTCGACAAGGACATAAAGGGTATTATCCTCAAGGTAAATTCTCCGGGTGGAACTGTTACGGGAAGTGATTTGATTTATAGAGAATTATTAAAATACAAAGCATCTACAGGAATACCTATTGTTGCTCTTTTTATGGATAAAGCGGCTAGTGGCGGATACTATGTTGCTATGGCAGCGGATAAGATTGTTTCGCTCCCTACTGCTGTTACTGGTTCTGTCGGAGTAATACTATCTGGTTTTAATATAAAAGAAGGGATGGATAAAATAGGTGTTAAGGATCAATCGATTACATCAGGAGCCAATAAAGCAATTGGATCTCCCTTTTCCGAGATGAAACCAGAACAAAAATTAATTTTACAGTCTATAGTAAATAATCTCTATGAACGTTTTTTTAATATAGTAAAACAAAATCGACAAAATGTAAAAGAAGAAAGACTAAAAGAAATTTGTGACGGTCGAATTTTTACTGCTGACCAAGCTCTCAAAGAAGGAATGGTCGATAAAGTCGGGTACATTGAAGATACTATAGCAGAGCTAATGCGATTAGATAGTTATAAGAAAAAAGCTACGCCAAATAATACCAAACCCCGACTTATTTATTATTCCCATTTAAAACAAAAAGTTAGAAGTGTATATCAAATAGTGGCAGAGGGTAATAACTATTTTACCACATTAGATAATTTACTAAAAGTCGGAACTGAAATTAAATTCATGTACCTTTGGTCCTACTAA
- a CDS encoding MBOAT family protein yields MLFNSIPFLVLFIFTYIVYWNVDDKYKKYILAGSSFLFYLYYDVLATLHFFIVILVNYYFSQKLFELKNKGADTGKYLNVILILNILNLAFFKYFYFILDSIFSLTNSQMVRDLSSSMNIMLPLAISFYTFQLIAIQVDINRGRVSEKISFFDYTIFIIFFPQLIAGPIMRTSDFLPKLNHPTISSDIMKKGLFLLILGTFKKVVIADNVGNLVTPVFMDPEKYHYVSILIALFGFAVQVYSDFSGYTDMARGLAFLLGFEIPENFKGPFYSASFTELWSRWHITLSTWLRDYLYIPLGGNAKGFHRSNFNMLITMILGGLWHGANLAFIFWGAYLGLLLWVERLLIHKGYNLIPKNPVLLFLKRIFVFVFFALSVIFFRSGSFGTNSTDEMYKLSSNLFGLNQGRGIAGRDEVLLYIFLVLLLNYFQYQEPSGEKWKKLHGILLPLASIFIFILLGLFGDGGGDFIYFQF; encoded by the coding sequence GTGTTATTTAATTCTATCCCATTTTTAGTTCTTTTTATCTTTACCTATATTGTATATTGGAATGTAGATGATAAGTATAAGAAATATATCTTAGCAGGATCCTCTTTTTTATTTTACTTATACTATGATGTATTAGCCACTCTACATTTTTTTATTGTGATTCTAGTTAATTATTATTTTAGCCAGAAGTTATTTGAATTAAAAAATAAAGGTGCGGATACGGGAAAATACCTTAATGTAATTCTCATACTAAATATTCTTAACCTCGCGTTTTTTAAATATTTTTATTTTATTTTAGATTCTATTTTTAGTTTAACAAATTCACAGATGGTTAGAGATTTATCGTCTTCGATGAATATAATGTTGCCTCTAGCTATAAGTTTTTATACTTTTCAATTAATTGCAATTCAAGTTGATATTAATAGAGGGAGAGTATCAGAGAAAATTTCTTTTTTCGATTATACAATTTTCATTATATTTTTTCCCCAACTAATTGCAGGTCCAATTATGAGGACATCCGATTTTTTACCTAAATTGAATCATCCAACTATTTCTTCGGATATTATGAAGAAGGGATTGTTTTTATTAATACTTGGTACATTTAAGAAAGTTGTTATTGCGGATAATGTCGGTAATCTGGTGACACCTGTTTTTATGGATCCAGAGAAGTATCACTATGTTTCCATTTTAATTGCACTGTTCGGATTTGCAGTTCAAGTATACTCTGATTTTAGCGGATATACTGATATGGCACGAGGACTTGCATTTCTTCTTGGTTTTGAAATTCCTGAAAATTTTAAAGGTCCTTTTTATTCTGCTTCCTTTACTGAACTTTGGTCGAGATGGCATATTACTTTATCAACTTGGTTAAGGGATTATCTCTATATTCCGCTCGGAGGAAATGCAAAAGGGTTTCATCGTAGTAATTTTAATATGTTAATAACAATGATTTTAGGTGGATTATGGCATGGAGCAAATTTAGCATTTATATTTTGGGGAGCATATCTTGGGTTATTGTTGTGGGTGGAGCGGTTATTAATTCACAAGGGATATAATTTGATTCCAAAAAATCCAGTTCTTTTGTTTTTGAAAAGGATTTTTGTTTTTGTATTTTTTGCACTTTCTGTTATTTTCTTTAGAAGCGGATCATTTGGTACAAACTCTACAGATGAAATGTATAAACTATCTTCCAATTTATTTGGGCTGAACCAGGGAAGGGGAATTGCTGGAAGGGATGAAGTATTGCTGTATATATTTTTGGTTTTATTGTTAAATTATTTTCAATACCAAGAACCATCCGGAGAAAAGTGGAAAAAACTACACGGGATATTATTGCCTTTAGCTTCCATTTTTATTTTTATTTTACTTGGACTTTTCGGTGATGGAGGCGGAGATTTTATCTACTTCCAATTCTAG